The segment GTGTTAGGTGATATTGTAGGGGTGGAAGGGGGTTTGATGAATTTTAAGGGTCCTCAATTTAATGAATCATATATCAGACCCAGTTTTGTGGTTGGCCTTTAGGACACCGGATCCCAAAGTTCGCAGCTCTGCCACCAACTCTGACCTCTTAAGGCCTCTCGGAGGGGGGGCAGAAATAGACAGTCTTTAAGTGTGGAGGCAATAGAAGTAAATAGAGTTGGTTGCATATTGctctattattttaaaataggACAATGGCGACAACCAGCGGCTGTAAGGGACATATAATCAGTTGTTTACCTTAGTGTCATCGGGTGTTTTGACCTTTTAGTCAGAAGACATCCTCCACTAAGGCAGGCCCACCACAAGCTGATCAGACctgggtgtgtgtctctcacatCTTTGGCCTCAGTTGATCCAGAGCCGTTGGCCGTAGGGTTCTGCAGTCTGGGatgtttctttcattgtctgGCTAGGGCTCCAGATTCTTAGCTTTTGGAGAAACCTGGGGAATgttgaaataatgttttattgctttattgTCCTGATAACAGACTTGGTGCAGGAACCACCAGACTGTGTGCTGGCATCGTCAGTGTGGCCAAGCCTATTTCCATAGAGGTTCAAATGGCCAACTACTCCAACAGCCTTTACCAGCAGCTTGAGGGGGACACTGGCATCAAAACAGGTCTGCCTCTGTGACACTGTTATGTCTTACTTATATTCGCCCAAGCCATGATGCTACTCATGAAGACAAAGGTTTATGATATGACTCACTGTTGTGAATAATTACTGTCCATGTGGCTTATACGTTTCCTTAAACCCTTAAATATTTTCAGGATTAATAAGctttttgtttcattattttatccATCCATATTACAGTCTTTGCTTGAATGATGATCACTTTGAGTTTTGGGACAATCATTTTGACTTTACTTttctgtgttcgtgtgtgttttAGGTTATGTGAAGACGGGGTCTTTGTGTTTGGCTCAAAATCAGGATCGTTTCATCTCTCTGAAGCGCCTGGCATCCCGACTAAAGTAAGACCTGAAAACCCCAATTCAATATTACATCTTTTCTATGTAAGGGGGTGGCTGTCAAGCGGCCAAGGGATTTTTACGAACAACTATTCAAGTCCAGCCTGAGTTAGTGGATATACTGTAACTGAGTTTTGTCTGACTCTGCCACTCCAGGGCATAAACTCTGAGCCTGGTGGATATATGTTGCTCCGACATATAAACAAGTCAGATTACCTTGTTTCTTTAACTGGACAATTTTATTACTGTTAGAAAATCACAACTATGATCACACAGCTGCTATATCTTTGTAAAAGTGTTGGTCTGATATTGTCATCGCACAAACATTTGTCATGATATTTTAAGCTGATGTCACACTGATGCGAAGAACAAGTAAGCAAATGTAAACTCTTTATTCATTTGAATCCTTCGTGTCTATCTCCTATCCTTAGGGTAATGGGGATCAGCTGTAACATCATTAAACCTAAGGAAGTAGCCAAACTCCACCCTCTTGTTAATATTCATGACCTGGTAGGGgcgctccacctccctgaaGATGCTGTGGTGTCTCCACCTGAAGTTAACCATGCCTTAGCTacggctgctgctggacaagGTAACTCAGAACTTACCTTTGATGGACCAGTAATGGAACGCCTCTATGAAATGTTTACCCAGTAGTACTTACTAACTAATCTTTAATTCAAGCTATTTTACTGTTCTGCCACCTTCTGCTCATCCTCTTCATTGTCGTCTctaccctccctcctcctttcttGTCTCCTTTTTGCTTACTCTATCATCCCCTCATCTTTCTCATACTATCCAGGGGTTCAAATCCTGGAGCGGACCACTGTTCAACAGGTTATGGTGGAGAAGGGCCATGTGATGGCAGTGGAGACTGACCGGGGCTCCATTGAGTGTGAATACTTCGTCAACTGTGCGGGACAGGTAAACCCCGGAGTGGAATTGAGGAATACATGTCAGCATCAATGAATTGCAGTGCCATCTTAAATCAATGAGTCTGTGAGGGAAAAGCTTTGTCACATTATAAAAACAAGATATAACTAAACATTGGGAAGATTGAGATCACAGACTGTAGCATGTCACACAGCAAATATCCTTATTACAGCAGTGGAACCATTTGCCACTCTAATGGGGGCGGCTGAAGTTAGCCTGACATGCTAGATCTGAGTTTCAGTCCCGACTGTACAAATAGTCAGTTTTATGTGAAATGTGCTATTGTGAGCAATATACTTGTTTTCTTAGCAGCAACACAGACATATTTGTAATGCCTGTCTCTTCTCCAGTGGGCTTACGAGCTTGGACAGGCAAGTGAGACGAAGGTTTCTGTTCCTCTTCATGGCTGTGAACACTTCTACCTCCTCACAAAACCTCTCCAGGAGCCACTTCCTGCAGACACGCCAGGTCTCTCACATCAACCATCTTTTGCAGCAGATACACATTTACCAACAGATTTTAAATTCCAATCACTTAATATCCTGCAAAAAGTCATGTCTGTAATAAAGAAGAATTTAGTGTGCAGTACAATACTACCACAAGCATCATCCAGCCTTTTAAGATGTAGTCATCTAACCAACTGTAGTTGGTTCCTCTATTAACACCACCATCACTACAGGGCAATGCACGATAGCAGTAATGTTGTCGAATGAATATATAGACTGGGGAATCCagactttaaaaaatacatctaGGAATGAAACTATTGGTTGAGAGGGAGAGTATAAGGTGTATgtaattaattgattattttattgaattgaaTGCTACTTGATTCAGTCTGGTATAATTGATAATATACTCAgaaaattaataattatttacagtaaaaaaaaattataatcctttgtgttaatgtaaatgtttttttggcaGGTTTGTTACAAACAAGAGAGAGAAGGTGATCTAACTGACTTGTGTCTTGTCTTTAGTGGTGATCGATATGGACGGCAGGATATATGCACGGCCATGGCAGGGTGGCCTCCTGTCAGGGGGCTTTGAGAAGAATCCCAAACCCATTTTCACAGAGGGTCGAAACCAGCTGGAGATCCAGAACATGCAGGAGGACTGGGACCACTTTGGTAAATGAGAGAGCTGGAGGGAGAGATGGGGGGCGAGGGAGGTGGAGAGCCAATCTATATTTTGCATACAAAGATttattttgcacatttaaacttattttgtatatttaaaattattttgagCAATTGTACATCGAgagagtaatggtagacaaggCAGACACATCACTCGAGACACGCTGTCAAAGTCATCTCAGACTTACACTGGTAATCTGAGATTCCTTATTCAGTTTGACAGGTTGTCATAAAGACAGCAGTGTGTCAACAACTGGCCCTGAACTGCAGCAACACACTGAGTCGGACCAAGCTGTCAGGGCTTGTTGTTTTTCGTACCACAGACTTTTCcattttattgtgttgtgtttcaagTCTGTGATCAAATCCAAGAAATCAATGAATTCACAGAATTGGAGGAAAGAGAGGTAACACAATGTAGTTTCTACTGACACAGCACTGAACACTGTTGCCTTAGGGTCGTCTTTCATGAAAGAATACCTGCTGGTTTGTTTATGGCACAATGTGAGATAAGGTTACACTTCCTGCTGTGCAGAAGGAGCTTGAGTTTGTGGAATCTTTCACAGTTGTACAGGGCTGTTGGTATTGGAGGTAAATCAAAAGGCAATTTAAGCCAAGtccagtatttatttttattaatgctaGAAACAACAGAGAAGGTCACAAAGACAAGTAGCCGCCTCGTGTTTTGACAGAAAGACTGTGGTTTATGGGGAAATACGGAGCGGGCCTAGTTAACTTTATCATATAAGGGtttgttaatcatttaaaatgttacacattaatgtgaatattttatGAACTTTCTAAAAAGGCAATTTAGATCAACCTCATTGTCTTGTTTGCCTCCAGAGCCAATGCTCACATCCCTGATGAGGAGGATGCCTGGTCTAGAGACCGCTGAGATCCATCAGCTGGTCAACTGTCCAGAGTCCTTTACGCCTGATATGCGCTGCCTGATGGGGGAGATACCGGGCATCTCTGGATACTACGTGCTGGCAGGGATGAACTCCTCCGGTTTGTCTTTCGCTGGAGGAGCTGGCAAGTAAGGATGTGTATATACATGTATTTGCTGGAGGACAGCCTGTGGTGTAGATTTGAATGAACATAATCAAATGGGTGTGAGGGCATTACTGAAAGTTCTTCTACACCTTAATGTATTATTAAGGTTTATGACTGACACAGAAACTAATCTGTTTCTAAATGGCAGCGATCAGAATTGTGATATGTTTTGGTTGCATTGCAATGAAGCacaaatggtgtgtgtgtgaattgttgTGAAGGTACCTGGCAGAGTGGATGACCTACGGCTACCCCACCGCCAACGTGTGGCCACTGGACATCAAACGCTTTGGTAACTTGCAGAGCAGCCGAACCTTCCTGAGACACAGAGTAATGGAAGTCATGCGTGAGTATTAAACTCTTAAtcgttactttttttttaacaagtttTAATATGTGTATCTgttaaagataataaaaaaatgattcacTGAATTATTAACCCAATCTCTCTATTCTGACAAGCTAGTTATTTCCCCATTATTCACACATCATGGGTGATGCCAAGGGAAAagcaatattttttattaaaaaaacttccCTCTCAGGCATGAAACCAGTAACTGAACAGAGTTTAAGCAGCAGATTGGAAGATTAGCTTTTTTGCCATCCAAAATGTATCAGAGACTGAAAGATGCTGATATTTGGTAAATTAGTTGGTGCTGATGGcctaaaaaacaattaacatgTTCTTGTTCATAATTTAGTTTTTCCTGTGCTTATAATTCTATGAATGTAAACTGTTTTTGGCAGTTTTGCTCTGGTGCTTcaaagagtctgtgtgtgttttggtccaGCTCTGCTGTATGAACTGAAGGTTCCTCGCTGGGACTTTCAGACTGGCCGTCAGCTAAGGACCAGTCCTCTGTACGACCGCCTGGATACTCAGGGAGCACGCTGGATGGAGAAACATGGCTTTGAGAGGCCCAAATACTTTGTTCCTCATGGGAAAGGTAAGAATTACTGAACAGCAAACATACAATATAAATTCACTTTATCTTACCTTTTTGAGTGAGCTTCAcaaatcaattaatttattaaacttATGAAGAACTGCCAGGTCAGTAAGTTTTCATGAAATTCTTCAGgctttaataataaaactagGAAGGATACTTGTAGAGCACATACTTCTGCAAAGGCCAAAACCATATTTCTCTAATTAATGAACGTAAAACAAAATCCTATTCTGCCTGTATCTTTAAATCCACCCAATGTGTCATGATTTCTTCCTTCCTGCACATCTCAGAAACAGTTCTGTAATTTTTGAATAATCTTGctaacagacagaaagacagctCGGATAACACACACTCCCTGGTGACAACCGTTCATCAAAAATCTCTTGCACGCTTGAATGTTCTTTGGGGCACATGTGTAGGCGGAGCTGACACGACCGAAGAAGGAGAATCATAATACAGCAATGAATAAAGCAACTAGCAATGACACAATCTCATGACACTTTTACGATAagtttcctcctctctgacaGAAACTGTACAACAGACTGGAGTCACCAGCTGCTGGGATTGAACTGTTGATGATGATATTACATGATATTGTACACTGAAGGACTGTGAAAGACTGAGGATCAACTGGCTGTTATTGCTTCTATCAGCAGATGATTTACAGTTTTGCTTAATTTTCTTATTGTCACATCGGGAAGTCTCTTGAGAAATGCTGCTCATAATCTTGAGAGAATTTCCATTTAAAGAGCTATTTTGAATTGTAGATTTAAAAGTAGCAAGGGGGCAATTTGAATCTTACTTAATTCTTATAAATGAAATGTCTTGATGTGGTTTGGACATTTCCACAGCAGCAAGTATATTTTCTCTAATGCCTgaatttattgatttgttttaatgtatgtgtttgtagatCTGCTCTCTCTGGACCAGAGTAAGACCTTCTACAAACCAGACTGGTTTGACATTGTTGGAGCAGAAGTGAAATGCTGcaaagaggctgtgtgtgtcatTGACATGTCCTCCTTCACCAAGTTTGAACTGACTGTGAGTGATGATGCATGACATCATTATAATTGTTAATCAACACTGGATCACATAAAGCATTAAAGTGCTGCTGCACTTGCTAGTGGCTTCATATTTCAAATGATATATTTCCCCTCTGGTCACAGCCAGTCAGTGAGGTCAGCATGTGTTTACCAAGTTAACCCCTTTGCTCTGTCCTGATGTCCCAGGCAACAGGAGACCAGGctatggagctgctgcagcatctGTGTGCCAACGACCTGGATGTTCCTGTTGGACACATCGTCCACACCGGCATGTTGAACGAGAAGGGAGGTTACGAGAACGACTGCAGCGTTGTCCGCCTCAGCAAGAACAGGTctgaaacacaaataacacTGTACACCTGTAGTTTATAAAGATTCACTTGAAAAACTCacacttttcttctcctctgcagcttttTCATTGTTTCTCCGACCGACCAGCAGGTCCACTGTTGGTCCTGGATAAAGAAACACATGCCTAATGAACCACAGCTCCACCTAGAGGATGTCAGCTGGAAGTACACAGGTAAGTGCCACATCAGATATCTGCTCAGAATCCTTATTACATTACCTGATTCTGGCAATTGTTAGACATCAGTGTGATTAAGTTGGTGGTTAATCACACATTAAAAATATAATGAGTGTTTGTAATGTAATTACCTTAACTATCTGACATGTGAGCAACATTAACACttaaacatacattttctgTATACAAAATAATACACCAACCAACAATCTCTATACCAAAATCTGTGCAGGCAATGTGCAGTATATCCTTAACTCTAATGATCCACGTGTTATTGGTGGCAACTAAGACTAATTATTTTTAGtgttaataaaatacaattagctcaggttttttattaaaacagaaaaataacactATCACCTCTGAATTGAGTCCCTCTCAGCTCCTTTgtaaattttaatattattactacTGATTGTGATCCAGGTCAGGAAACATGGAGGGAGGAGGTATCTGACCTGGGCTGAGCTTTGTTAATCAGGtgatctctctttctctattacCCGCAGCTTTAAATCTGATTGGACCGCGTGCAATGGATGTTTTGGCTGAGCTGTCATATGTTTCCATGACACCTGACCACTTCCCCTCCATGTTCTGTAAGGTAAGAAACAATGGCTAGTAACATTAACATTATATCATTATCTCCACGTTGACATGAATGTTAACtgattgtgtatttgtgcgTTTACAGGAGATGAGTGTGGGCTATGCCAACGGGATCAGAGTGATGAGTATGACTCACACTGGAGAGCCCGGCTTCATGCTCTACATCCCCATAGAGGTTCAACCTGCACGCACACTAACATGGAGTCACAGGATGGTTTCTATGCTTTTATTACACGGTACATGATGTTCATCACTGTCTTCCTCTGCTCCCCACAGTATGCCCTGCATGTGTACAACGAGGTGATGTCAGTGGGTCAGAAGTACGGGATTCGTAACGCAGGGTACTACGCGCTGCGCAGCCTTCGCATAGAGAAGTTCTTTGCCTTCTGGGGTCAGGACCTGGACGCTTTCACCACCCCGCTGGAATGTGGACGAGAGTTCAGGGTTAAGTTTGACACGGTCAGTAAACACTCGGGCTTTGTAACCCCATCACACTGCACGATATCAGTCCAGCGTGGAGTCTGAGTTCTGCTTCGTATTTCTGGTTACAAAACTGTTTTCTTATCGTGTCATTAAACTGCAAGACTTTAGTGTTGCCAAGGTGATGTAGGTGAAGAAGAGATTCAACAAGATCAGTATTGATGCATTATATTAATTATTGTACAAAATGCTTTTTTGAAGCTCTCTTTTAAGTTTGACTTGGTTTGAagatgagagaggagcagaataGTAAGAGGCTCTGCTGTACTGAAGCCTTCAACATATCGGTTGTAGTCTTTGCCGGGATGGAAAAGAAATGTCACCAGACTCCTGCTGCAGGCATATCAGGTGAACCTGAACACTGAGGGGTTTAGTTTACCTGAGGTTTACCATCAGTCACATTGACACtgtctgctgcacacatctacAGTATAATGACAGAGTCAAAGTATTAAAGACTGGAACCCACAGTGTAAAATTTgtttcagctgctttcagatgatCAGTCTTTATTAATGAAGACATGtgttagattaaaaaaatgtggttTGCTGTTGCTCCTGTCTTCACACAGCTCAGTGACATGTTCGAGGATGTTATTTGTTTGTAGGACAGGCTTCATAatctaaagccgttttcagtAATTTACTCTGCAGAATGACTGCACAATTGGGTCTGGATTatctctggagtttgccttaAATGCAGCAAGAGATTCTTCGCTCAGAGGTGTTCACAACAACCCAGAAATCTCTGGAGCATTCAAGTGAGAGGTtgcacagcaggcagaggcaggatgtaaatTCAGCTGCTGAGATCATG is part of the Pleuronectes platessa chromosome 1, fPlePla1.1, whole genome shotgun sequence genome and harbors:
- the pdpr gene encoding pyruvate dehydrogenase phosphatase regulatory subunit, mitochondrial isoform X1, with protein sequence MCSCVRSSRALSPALLPRLLLPHTGYRLSGRALWTSPHCLAVNGDSQLLPLPSQARVVICGGGIVGTSVAYHLAKLGWTDIVLLEQGRLGAGTTRLCAGIVSVAKPISIEVQMANYSNSLYQQLEGDTGIKTGYVKTGSLCLAQNQDRFISLKRLASRLKVMGISCNIIKPKEVAKLHPLVNIHDLVGALHLPEDAVVSPPEVNHALATAAAGQGVQILERTTVQQVMVEKGHVMAVETDRGSIECEYFVNCAGQWAYELGQASETKVSVPLHGCEHFYLLTKPLQEPLPADTPVVIDMDGRIYARPWQGGLLSGGFEKNPKPIFTEGRNQLEIQNMQEDWDHFEPMLTSLMRRMPGLETAEIHQLVNCPESFTPDMRCLMGEIPGISGYYVLAGMNSSGLSFAGGAGKYLAEWMTYGYPTANVWPLDIKRFGNLQSSRTFLRHRVMEVMPLLYELKVPRWDFQTGRQLRTSPLYDRLDTQGARWMEKHGFERPKYFVPHGKDLLSLDQSKTFYKPDWFDIVGAEVKCCKEAVCVIDMSSFTKFELTATGDQAMELLQHLCANDLDVPVGHIVHTGMLNEKGGYENDCSVVRLSKNSFFIVSPTDQQVHCWSWIKKHMPNEPQLHLEDVSWKYTALNLIGPRAMDVLAELSYVSMTPDHFPSMFCKEMSVGYANGIRVMSMTHTGEPGFMLYIPIEYALHVYNEVMSVGQKYGIRNAGYYALRSLRIEKFFAFWGQDLDAFTTPLECGREFRVKFDTDKDFLGREALLQQRQDGVFRRFVMLVLDDHDTELDLWPWWGEPIYRNGQLAGTTTSSAYSYTLERHVCLGFVSPPPGREGLPTPITPDFINRGDYEVDIAGQRYPAKAKLYPFSSLFTQQKRRKEDIELSNLQGK
- the pdpr gene encoding pyruvate dehydrogenase phosphatase regulatory subunit, mitochondrial isoform X2; the protein is MVEKGHVMAVETDRGSIECEYFVNCAGQWAYELGQASETKVSVPLHGCEHFYLLTKPLQEPLPADTPVVIDMDGRIYARPWQGGLLSGGFEKNPKPIFTEGRNQLEIQNMQEDWDHFEPMLTSLMRRMPGLETAEIHQLVNCPESFTPDMRCLMGEIPGISGYYVLAGMNSSGLSFAGGAGKYLAEWMTYGYPTANVWPLDIKRFGNLQSSRTFLRHRVMEVMPLLYELKVPRWDFQTGRQLRTSPLYDRLDTQGARWMEKHGFERPKYFVPHGKDLLSLDQSKTFYKPDWFDIVGAEVKCCKEAVCVIDMSSFTKFELTATGDQAMELLQHLCANDLDVPVGHIVHTGMLNEKGGYENDCSVVRLSKNSFFIVSPTDQQVHCWSWIKKHMPNEPQLHLEDVSWKYTALNLIGPRAMDVLAELSYVSMTPDHFPSMFCKEMSVGYANGIRVMSMTHTGEPGFMLYIPIEYALHVYNEVMSVGQKYGIRNAGYYALRSLRIEKFFAFWGQDLDAFTTPLECGREFRVKFDTDKDFLGREALLQQRQDGVFRRFVMLVLDDHDTELDLWPWWGEPIYRNGQLAGTTTSSAYSYTLERHVCLGFVSPPPGREGLPTPITPDFINRGDYEVDIAGQRYPAKAKLYPFSSLFTQQKRRKEDIELSNLQGK